In the Engystomops pustulosus chromosome 2, aEngPut4.maternal, whole genome shotgun sequence genome, one interval contains:
- the LOC140117007 gene encoding odorant receptor 131-2-like has protein sequence MFHKFLLDFENLMLQRNHVSQEPGDSIPRREYLMDPLTSSNLMSSPAHSCMKQDIWLNDMNNSSLGLCFNKVIKENPGPDVVVRLHRALKPWIMTNITNPLQNIITTTNFSVLAQVLLVISLCSFVVFLYIMAVMLCVYFTNSSAREQVRYVLFAHMLINDLIYLLSSLFLFLTSFFPVTFPVPFCYIVITVSSTALKVTPYNLAVMSFERYIAICYPLRHGEICTMQRTNITVGVIWAIGLIPNFVDFIILCFFVDHSFFLLHLKCVRNYFRVTPAQNTIRDVIYISTFSLVGLIILFTYIRIMMVALKISSSKASAIKAGKTVMLHALQLLLCMTAFSYTLVEILVKDYVSLLPVINFFFFMCLPRLISPFIYGIKDELFRKHMKRFVFCKSQTLDSI, from the exons ATGTTTCACAAATTCCTGCTAGACTTTGAAAACCTGATGTTGCAAAGGAACCACGTTAGTCAGGAACCAGGGGACTCCATTCCACGTAGGGAATATCTAATG GACCCATTGACGTCCTCCAACCTCATGAGTTCTCCTGCCCACAGTTGTATGAAGCAGGACATTTGGCTGAATGACATGAACAATTCCTCATTGggtttatgttttaataaagtcATCAAAGAAAATCCAGGTCCTGAT GTTGTTGTGAGACTACACAGAG CACTAAAACCTTGGATTATGACAAACATCACCAATCCTCTACAGAATATAATCACAACGACCAACTTCAGCGTCTTAGCTCAGGTCCTTCTAGTGATAAGCCTTTGCAGCTTTGTGGTCTTCCTCTACATCATGGCTGTTATGTTGTGCGTCTACTTCACCAACTCCTCCGCCAGAGAACAAGTCCGCTACGTCCTCTTTGCCCACATGCTCATCAATGATCTGATATATCTTCTCTCCAGCCTTTTCCTCTTCCTGACCTCTTTTTTTCCAGTTACCTTCCCAGTGCCATTTTGTTACATTGTGATCACTGTGTCCTCTACAGCCTTGAAGGTCACTCCATACAACCTCGCTGTCATGTCTTTTGAGCGGTATATAGCCATATGTTATCCACTAAGGCATGGAGAAATCTGCACGATGCAAAGAACCAACATCACAGTCGGAGTCATTTGGGCCATCGGACTCATCCCTAATTTTGTAGATTTCATTATCTTATGTTTCTTCGTAGATCATAGTTTTTTCTTACTGCATCTAAAATGTGTCCGAAACTATTTCCGGGTCACCCCAGCACAAAACACAATCAGAGACGTCATCTACATCTCCACTTTTTCACTGGTGGGACTGATCATCCTGTTCACCTACATCAGGATCATGATGGTTGCTCTGAAGATCAGTTCTAGTAAGGCGTCCGCCATCAAGGCTGGGAAGACGGTCATGCTTCACGCCCTTCAGCTACTGTTATGTATGACGGCTTTTAGCTACACCTTAGTAGAGATCTTAGTAAAGGACTATGTTTCATTGTTACCAGTCATCAATTTTTTCTTCTTCATGTGTCTTCCGAGGCTCATCAGCCCTTTCATATATGGAATCAAAGATGAATTATTTCGGAAGCACATGAAAAGATTTGTATTCTGCAAAAGCCAAACACTTGACTCAATTTAA
- the LOC140117008 gene encoding odorant receptor 131-2-like encodes MVNITVPQQNITQVFSRTVLDQILLGITLCSFVVFLYIMAVMLFIYFTSPSAREEVRYVLFAHMLITDLIYLLSSLFLFLASFFPVTFPAPFCYIVITVSSSSMKVTPYNLAVMSLERYIAICFPLRHGDFCTMQRTNIAISVVWAIGLIPNFVDFIILFVLVDHSFFLRNLACVRVYFRVTPAQNTIRDVIYISTFSLVGLIILLTYIRIMMVALKVGSSKASAIKAGKTVMLHALQLLLCMTAFSYVIVEMLLKEQVTLLLIINFCFFMCLPRFLSPFIYGIKDEFFRKHMKRFVFCKGQKQVQN; translated from the coding sequence ATGGTAAACATCACAGTTCCCCAGCAGAACATAACCCAAGTCTTCAGCAGGACAGTCTTGGACCAGATCCTTTTAGGGATAACCCTTTGTAGCTTTGTGGTCTTCCTCTACATCATGGCTGTTATGTTGTTCATCTACTTCACCAGCCCATCTGCTCGAGAAGAAGTCCGCTACGTCCTGTTTGCCCACATGCTCATCACTGATCTCATATATCTTCTCTCCAGCCTTTTCCTCTTCCTGGCCTCTTTTTTTCCTGTCACCTTCCCGGCGCCATTTTGTTACATTGTGATCACTGTGTCCTCTTCATCCATGAAGGTCACTCCATACAACCTCGCTGTCATGTCCTTGGAGCGTTATATTGCCATATGTTTCCCACTAAGACACGGAGACTTTTGTACAATGCAAAGAACCAACATTGCAATCTCAGTGGTTTGGGCCATCGGGCTCATTCCTAATTTTGTTGATTTCATTATCTTGTTTGTATTGGTAGATCACAGCTTTTTCTTGCGTAATCTAGCTTGTGTTCGGGTCTATTTCCGGGTCACCCCAGCACAAAACACAATCAGAGACGTCATCTACATCTCGACTTTTTCCCTGGTGGGACTGATCATCCTGTTGACCTACATCAGGATCATGATGGTTGCTCTAAAGGTTGGTTCTAGTAAGGCGTCTGCCATCAAGGCTGGGAAGACGGTCATGCTTCACGCCCTTCAGCTACTGTTATGTATGACGGCCTTTAGCTATGTCATTGTAGAGATGTTACTTAAAGAACAGGTGACTTTGTTACTGATCATCAACTTTTGCTTCTTCATGTGTCTTCCAAGGTTTCTCAGTCCTTTTATTTATGGAATCAAGGACGAATTTTTTCGTAAGCACATGAAAAGATTTGTGTTCTGTAAGGGCCAAAAACAGGTCCAAAATTAA
- the LOC140117009 gene encoding odorant receptor 131-2-like produces the protein MENVSVVDVNLTIASISNANVTSAIKTFILVLFIVCFFFFLCFIKILLSIFFTITNVQDNARYVLFAHMLFCDSFYLFLGLLLLALSIYMVYLPLNICYIILTATLTSFVVTPYNLAILSLERYVAICHPLRHTELCTVPKSCAAIALMWIFGLLPNIVDMIIMSFSIEKSTFLSTSVACKNAAVIMTPLQNTMKSVNIITGLCIVGLIIVFTYIKVIAVAHKIGGSSAFKAGKTVMLHAFQLLLCMTSLTSHFVETTFRNYHFSVNVAFFFITICLPRFLSPLIYGIRDELFRKYIKKMYSNLKI, from the coding sequence ATGGAAAATGTTTCCGTTGTAGATGTAAACCTGACAATAGCCTCCATCTCCAATGCTAATGTCACCTCTGCTATCAAGACGTTCATCCTGGTCCTATTTATTGtctgcttcttcttcttcctttgtTTCATAAAGATTCTCCTAAGCATCTTCTTCACCATCACCAACGTTCAAGACAACGCACGTTACGTTCTTTTCGCCCACATGCTCTTCTGCGATTCATTTTATCTATTTTTGGGGCTACTTCTCCTGGCCTTGTCCATTTACATGGTCTACCTTCCTTTGAATATCTGCTACATCATCCTGACGGCAACACTGACCTCCTTTGTGGTGACTCCATACAACTTGGCCATCCTGTCTTTGGAACGCTATGTAGCCATCTGTCATCCATTAAGACACACCGAATTGTGTACGGTGCCGAAATCTTGTGCCGCCATTGCTTTAATGTGGATCTTTGGCCTTCTACCCAATATAGTGGATATGATCATCATGAGTTTTTCTATTGAAAAGAGCACCTTCCTCTCCACTAGTGTAGCTTGTAAAAATGCCGCGGTAATCATGACACCTCTCCAAAACACCATGAAATCTGTTAATATCATCACAGGTCTTTGCATTGTAGGACTAATCATTGTGTTCACATACATCAAGGTTATAGCGGTGGCCCATAAAATCGGTGGCTCGTCTGCTTTTAAAGCCGGTAAGACGGTCATGCTCCATGCATTCCAGCTGCTCCTGTGCATGACTTCCTTAACATCTCACTTTGTCGAAACTACCTTCCGCAATTACCATTTTTCTGTAAATGTTGCCTTTTTTTTCATCACCATTTGCCTTCCAAGGTTTCTTAGCCCATTAATTTATGGGATACGAGACGAGTTGTTCCGTAAATATATTAAGAAAATGTATTCCAATTTAAAAATATAG